One segment of Brassica napus cultivar Da-Ae chromosome C3, Da-Ae, whole genome shotgun sequence DNA contains the following:
- the LOC125583246 gene encoding uncharacterized protein LOC125583246, which translates to MDQAVVWLNLHGHITESLVVTQPEPGVVREWTKPPTSFLKCNVGSSWSQASTVGGAGWIIRDSSGKALVHSRRSFRGISSSTQADLMALSWAAAAVVDLRLKNVMFEFSSPSVAEVLNNPLINPFSYHNCYEVLRNVHAVARCSLQLVSTSSNTAAYAIALSVTPLVCG; encoded by the coding sequence ATGGATCAGGCAGTTGTTTGGTTGAACCTTCATGGTCACATTACTGAGAGTCTTGTGGTTACTCAACCGGAACCGGGTGTTGTTAGGGAATGGACTAAACCTCCGACATCGTTTCTGAAATGCAATGTTGGATCGTCCTGGTCTCAAGCTTCAACAGTTGGTGGAGCAGGATGGATTATTAGAGACTCCTCTGGGAAAGCCCTGGTTCATAGTCGACGATCTTTCAGAGGTATATCATCATCGACGCAGGCTGACCTCATGGCATTATCATGGGCAGCAGCTGCTGTTGTTGACCTGAGATTGAAGAATGTGATGTTTGAGTTCTCTTCACCAAGTGTGGCTGAAGTTCTTAACAACCCTCTGATAAACCCTTTTAGCTATCATAACTGCTATGAGGTATTGCGGAATGTCCATGCAGTTGCGAGATGTAGTCTTCAACTAGTTTCAACTTCTAGTAATACTGCAGCCTATGCTATTGCGCTAAGTGTAACACCACTCGTATGTGGCTAG